The following proteins are co-located in the Paraburkholderia phytofirmans OLGA172 genome:
- the traF gene encoding conjugal transfer protein TraF encodes MPGRRNTVLALLVAVSSLAASAVAFAQQVAPRGDDYGDAFLNYEPYVTPGQKSDAEPKPAPQAAAPAPASAAKPTGSQTVDVAFLRKVYPMLEERAINDPTDANVSAYMYTKRIVMDKAQRFSEAVTRVLHEDPVLDENNRVPYASTGAIAVRNADYQAQQKAVQELSQVGGLVVFVDSSCRFCAMELPVLGMLKNGYGLEYVVISLDGTKPKGFKGNVMQDNGLFHKLNLKLTPSVVFVPHPKAYDGSPDPNRYLVVSQGFYAEDELIKQIAYAGHDTRLLSADVMRDLSVWDRGVATSTDLQNLKLDPNKPDTFRETLQPYLLKQY; translated from the coding sequence ATGCCCGGCCGCCGAAATACCGTTCTCGCCCTGCTGGTTGCCGTCAGTTCACTGGCGGCATCTGCCGTTGCGTTCGCGCAGCAAGTCGCTCCGCGCGGCGACGACTACGGCGACGCCTTTCTGAACTACGAACCCTACGTGACACCGGGCCAGAAATCCGACGCCGAACCCAAACCGGCGCCGCAGGCCGCAGCGCCGGCACCTGCTTCCGCTGCCAAGCCGACCGGTAGCCAAACCGTCGACGTCGCTTTTCTGCGCAAGGTTTATCCAATGCTGGAAGAGCGCGCGATCAACGACCCGACTGACGCCAATGTTTCCGCCTACATGTACACCAAGCGCATCGTCATGGATAAGGCTCAACGGTTCAGCGAGGCCGTTACGCGGGTGCTGCACGAGGATCCTGTGTTGGACGAAAACAATCGTGTCCCCTATGCGTCGACGGGCGCGATCGCGGTACGAAACGCGGACTATCAGGCCCAGCAGAAGGCTGTACAGGAGCTTTCTCAAGTTGGCGGTCTGGTCGTGTTCGTAGATAGCTCCTGCAGGTTCTGCGCGATGGAGCTGCCAGTGCTGGGGATGCTTAAAAATGGATACGGCCTTGAGTACGTCGTGATATCGCTCGACGGTACGAAGCCCAAGGGATTCAAGGGCAACGTGATGCAGGACAACGGGCTGTTTCACAAGCTGAATCTCAAGCTCACTCCGTCTGTCGTTTTCGTTCCTCATCCCAAGGCTTATGACGGCTCACCAGACCCGAACCGATATCTCGTCGTGTCGCAAGGCTTCTATGCGGAAGATGAACTGATCAAACAGATCGCTTATGCCGGTCACGATACGCGACTGCTCAGCGCTGATGTCATGCGGGATTTGAGCGTGTGGGATCGTGGCGTAGCGACAAGCACCGACCTGCAAAACCTGAAGCTCGACCCGAACAAGCCGGATACGTTCAGAGAAACCCTCCAACCTTACTTGCTCAAGCAGTACTAG
- a CDS encoding conjugal transfer protein TraH, with protein sequence MRLKHFLAAIVLMVAPIFAFAGIFADLGSMVMSNSTAPSTMSTKDRVGVFMGGFTMRTPISSVNLITFDPPRIDAGCGGIDLYGGSFSFINGQQLIQIFRQVAADAAGLAFKAAIKAISPSLDALITEFQTLLQNMNNLAKNSCQMAHMLVDPAASALSNAVNGDGNIAGTNSNMFSDAFGGLTNYLSQANSYLKQQSANNPKSGNALVKTVVSSGASSIMGLAGLGNVDGSGDDPTNPNSLNNEILYALLGYNIDAVPCNSYNGAGQAPSTSTPANNTVGQVTCSGPALITLDDIIKGGGSGSLNPNTPLSLYQCVNPSGSITGGVDDQICTQMRVIPFNYQGIQGWVNTMLFGSPDPASSITGTSIIGQVNSGQSTQFTASQIQFMNQAGVPLAALLAKTSNPNTRIAIAERLAPHIVDCVASHVGEVLYKGSNLIQTTTGFDITKDEKDRIAQLRGDFLTKETACNNSDVLFKIVSEINEDTRFTASNIK encoded by the coding sequence ATGCGTCTAAAACATTTCCTGGCGGCCATCGTGCTTATGGTCGCCCCGATATTCGCCTTCGCGGGGATCTTTGCGGACCTCGGCTCGATGGTCATGAGCAATTCGACAGCACCCAGCACAATGAGCACCAAAGATCGGGTCGGCGTGTTCATGGGGGGATTCACCATGCGGACACCAATCTCGTCCGTGAACCTCATTACGTTCGACCCGCCGCGCATTGACGCTGGGTGCGGCGGGATTGACCTGTACGGTGGTTCGTTCAGCTTCATCAATGGCCAGCAGTTGATCCAGATATTCCGTCAGGTTGCGGCCGACGCGGCTGGCCTCGCGTTCAAGGCTGCTATCAAGGCGATCTCTCCGTCGCTCGACGCGTTGATCACCGAATTTCAGACGCTGCTGCAAAACATGAATAACCTGGCAAAGAATTCCTGCCAGATGGCGCACATGCTCGTCGATCCCGCGGCTTCGGCGTTGTCGAATGCAGTCAATGGTGACGGCAACATTGCGGGTACGAACTCGAACATGTTCTCCGACGCCTTCGGTGGTCTGACCAACTATCTGTCGCAGGCGAATTCGTACCTCAAACAGCAGTCGGCTAATAACCCGAAGAGCGGCAACGCACTGGTCAAGACGGTTGTGTCTTCTGGCGCATCCTCGATCATGGGGCTTGCCGGTCTCGGCAACGTCGACGGCAGCGGTGATGATCCGACTAATCCGAACAGTCTGAACAACGAGATCCTCTACGCGCTGCTCGGCTACAACATTGATGCCGTGCCTTGCAATAGCTACAACGGGGCAGGTCAAGCGCCGTCAACCAGCACTCCCGCGAATAATACGGTGGGACAGGTCACGTGCTCTGGACCGGCGCTCATTACCCTCGACGACATTATCAAGGGTGGCGGCAGCGGCTCATTGAACCCAAATACACCGTTGTCGCTTTATCAGTGTGTCAATCCGAGCGGAAGCATTACCGGCGGTGTGGACGATCAGATCTGTACGCAGATGCGGGTGATTCCGTTCAACTATCAAGGCATCCAGGGGTGGGTGAATACGATGTTGTTTGGGTCGCCGGACCCCGCCTCGTCCATTACCGGAACCTCGATCATCGGGCAGGTGAACAGCGGGCAGTCGACACAATTTACGGCATCGCAAATCCAGTTCATGAATCAGGCTGGGGTGCCGCTGGCGGCTCTGCTGGCCAAGACCTCGAACCCGAATACCCGTATCGCAATCGCCGAGCGTCTTGCGCCGCACATTGTCGATTGCGTGGCTTCGCATGTAGGGGAGGTTCTCTATAAGGGGTCTAACCTCATCCAGACGACGACGGGCTTCGATATCACCAAGGACGAGAAGGATCGTATTGCACAGCTGCGTGGCGATTTTCTGACCAAGGAAACGGCGTGCAACAACAGCGACGTGCTGTTCAAGATCGTCTCGGAAATCAACGAGGACACGCGTTTCACGGCCTCCAACATCAAGTAA
- a CDS encoding TraK domain-containing protein has product MMQTTNRYLAALLTASIGLSVAGAAQADSAPAAVDFGQPAPTAPKSADVKRKVVHTVHQKARDPLAVDPSIAVKATAPKEIDLPGVLKVPGESMDVLDPTKARRIAWTNGGSQTVYMSINEPNRIQLPFKNPYIVQTSDVKVDHRPASNNIYVYWPQLPAQARQLFIEPPDGGPTLGLELVPKDIPGQTVIVTDDTGIVSGHRKPASSSSDYISHVQDVMATIALGHAPDGYSQVDVNLPPIAMDGLAVTVDERYSDRDGDIFVYSVRNPGQSRALLREQEFDGANVLAVSIFPKPLLQPGERTKVIVLARKREEQ; this is encoded by the coding sequence ATGATGCAGACAACGAACCGTTATCTGGCCGCGCTGCTAACCGCGTCGATCGGCCTTTCAGTTGCCGGCGCTGCCCAAGCAGACAGTGCCCCCGCCGCTGTTGATTTTGGCCAACCGGCCCCGACCGCACCCAAGAGTGCCGATGTCAAGCGCAAGGTCGTGCATACAGTCCACCAGAAGGCGCGTGACCCGCTCGCCGTCGATCCTAGCATTGCGGTGAAAGCGACCGCGCCGAAAGAGATCGATCTGCCGGGCGTGCTCAAGGTGCCCGGTGAGAGCATGGACGTGCTCGATCCGACCAAGGCGCGAAGGATCGCATGGACAAACGGCGGCTCGCAGACCGTTTACATGAGCATCAACGAGCCCAACCGCATCCAGTTGCCATTCAAGAACCCTTATATCGTTCAAACCAGCGATGTGAAGGTCGATCACCGCCCGGCAAGTAACAACATCTACGTGTACTGGCCGCAGTTGCCGGCGCAGGCGCGGCAGTTGTTCATCGAGCCGCCGGACGGTGGCCCGACGCTCGGCCTCGAGCTGGTTCCGAAAGACATTCCGGGCCAGACCGTGATCGTGACGGACGACACCGGAATTGTGTCCGGACATCGGAAGCCGGCATCGAGCAGCAGCGACTACATCAGCCACGTGCAGGACGTCATGGCGACGATCGCGCTCGGCCATGCACCGGACGGATATTCACAGGTCGACGTGAATCTGCCGCCTATCGCCATGGATGGCCTGGCTGTCACCGTTGACGAACGTTATAGCGATCGCGACGGCGATATCTTCGTCTACAGCGTTCGCAATCCAGGGCAATCCCGTGCGCTTCTGAGGGAGCAGGAATTCGACGGGGCGAACGTGCTTGCCGTTTCGATTTTCCCCAAGCCGCTCCTGCAGCCCGGCGAGAGAACGAAAGTCATTGTGCTTGCCCGCAAGCGTGAGGAACAGTAA
- a CDS encoding TraC family protein, protein MTATTQKLQKRPASDMVNLETYTSDTNLVISKAEAEKPYVGAVYRMTPLAGGGGEFSTVVQNIFKAVPDDSVIQVSLVVHPDHEAPETFAKGKLYGGHVVQDLIGRHKKLLQSALTTGSLVDMPILNKRTVVISLAFPSRKVDSDVLENAEHLHNEFYANLKDCGFYDAEVLSAPKLVGVYRLFADIFEPQTEVALDQLVDLKYQIYGPDQNFDFRDSRVGIFNEKTYCTVVTCKSYPEKPFHGIMNLVSGAPFNSGTTKEGGGKRIDTPYILTTTVRVASQRKEWTRMESAIKSRTATQNFPVKLGVEDAAAKLNDLLELKKQAAEDGNKFVYASTNVFLFGRKREDAVRAAATVKGTLNKLGFDAREVVGNGLVRWAQSLPLNFSSAIANKVDGEAVMAASEVGCLLPVYGDALGNVNNRFPTTGASYITRRGSAHYFDPFVSNSNFCGVMAAESGAGKSFNLQYMIDCDLAEGTNVVLFDNGRSSKKYCYSVGGEFNEFGGASGFRPSLNPFTGLTDDEFDEQQETITALLTMMAYDNEEQDRGARIAANEAVKAAWGQQGNKAEIATVIDCLERIVASAIENPMRSEPVTAALNLIPRLKAFIESPTRGVYFRGPSTLNPKKQLTVFELASLGDDDHLKRCVLFCCLNVLMTRIRTVRGRKRIYVDEAQDLIKVPSAADALEGLYLKGRKEELAVWIIVQSLMKVSMFPAGSVILRQSAWKVIMAQKSEEIDAVIDQKVMTAFAEDAYFNRLLRSVESKKGFWSEMLIMGEKTYEVARLYVDKFTATLFSSEGDDKDVVFKLMEEGMDVLDAVAKVMGDTKARRTEWMKKALNLWTDHDGLSPREIINEITELLQ, encoded by the coding sequence TTGACTGCTACCACCCAAAAGCTGCAAAAGAGACCGGCCAGTGACATGGTCAATCTCGAGACCTACACCTCCGATACGAACCTTGTCATCAGCAAGGCGGAAGCGGAGAAGCCCTATGTGGGCGCGGTCTATCGGATGACGCCTCTCGCCGGCGGCGGTGGAGAGTTCAGCACGGTTGTGCAAAACATCTTCAAGGCCGTTCCGGATGACTCTGTTATTCAGGTTAGTCTCGTCGTCCATCCCGACCATGAAGCCCCGGAAACCTTCGCCAAAGGGAAGCTATACGGTGGCCACGTCGTTCAGGATCTGATCGGCCGCCACAAGAAGCTGTTGCAGTCGGCTCTGACGACTGGATCGCTCGTGGACATGCCGATCCTCAACAAGCGTACCGTCGTTATCTCACTCGCATTTCCGAGCCGCAAGGTCGACAGCGACGTACTGGAAAACGCGGAACATCTGCACAACGAGTTCTATGCGAATCTGAAAGATTGTGGCTTCTATGACGCCGAAGTTCTGAGTGCGCCCAAGCTCGTAGGGGTGTACCGACTGTTCGCCGATATCTTCGAACCGCAGACCGAGGTCGCACTCGACCAGCTCGTTGATCTGAAGTACCAGATCTACGGCCCTGACCAGAATTTTGATTTCCGGGATTCCCGTGTGGGAATCTTCAATGAGAAGACCTACTGCACGGTTGTGACCTGTAAGTCATACCCGGAAAAGCCATTCCACGGGATCATGAATCTCGTCAGCGGTGCCCCCTTCAACAGCGGCACGACCAAGGAAGGCGGCGGTAAGCGTATCGATACACCGTATATCCTCACCACAACCGTGCGCGTCGCGAGCCAACGCAAGGAATGGACTCGCATGGAAAGCGCGATCAAGTCGCGCACCGCAACGCAAAACTTCCCGGTGAAGCTGGGCGTCGAAGACGCGGCCGCCAAGCTGAACGATCTCCTCGAGCTGAAGAAGCAGGCGGCCGAGGACGGCAACAAATTCGTTTACGCGTCCACCAACGTGTTCCTGTTCGGCAGGAAGCGTGAAGACGCAGTTCGCGCAGCTGCAACGGTTAAGGGGACGTTGAACAAGCTCGGTTTTGACGCGCGGGAAGTAGTAGGGAATGGGCTCGTGCGCTGGGCACAGTCACTGCCGCTGAATTTCTCGTCGGCTATCGCCAATAAGGTCGATGGCGAAGCGGTCATGGCTGCATCCGAGGTCGGGTGCCTCCTGCCGGTTTATGGCGACGCTCTTGGCAACGTCAACAATCGTTTTCCTACGACCGGCGCGTCCTACATTACGCGACGGGGCAGCGCCCATTATTTTGACCCCTTCGTCAGCAACTCTAATTTCTGTGGCGTCATGGCAGCGGAATCGGGTGCAGGCAAGTCCTTCAATCTGCAGTACATGATTGACTGTGACCTGGCCGAAGGCACGAACGTGGTCCTTTTCGACAATGGTCGAAGCTCCAAGAAGTATTGCTATTCGGTCGGCGGGGAGTTCAACGAGTTCGGCGGTGCATCGGGTTTCAGGCCGTCTCTCAATCCGTTTACTGGCCTGACCGATGACGAGTTCGATGAGCAGCAGGAGACAATTACCGCCCTGCTGACGATGATGGCGTACGACAACGAGGAACAGGACCGTGGCGCCCGTATTGCGGCCAACGAAGCCGTCAAGGCTGCGTGGGGTCAACAGGGCAACAAGGCAGAAATCGCGACGGTCATCGACTGCCTTGAGCGCATCGTTGCATCTGCCATCGAAAATCCCATGAGAAGCGAGCCGGTCACGGCAGCTTTGAACCTGATTCCCCGCCTCAAGGCTTTTATCGAATCTCCGACCCGTGGAGTGTATTTCCGCGGCCCGAGCACGCTGAACCCCAAAAAGCAGCTGACCGTGTTCGAACTGGCCAGCCTGGGCGACGACGATCACCTGAAGCGTTGCGTGCTGTTTTGCTGCCTGAACGTCTTGATGACCCGAATCCGGACGGTGCGAGGGCGCAAACGGATCTACGTCGACGAAGCTCAGGATCTGATCAAGGTCCCGTCTGCTGCTGACGCCCTGGAGGGACTGTATCTGAAGGGGCGTAAGGAAGAGTTGGCGGTCTGGATCATTGTTCAGTCGCTCATGAAGGTTTCTATGTTCCCCGCCGGCTCGGTCATTCTCCGGCAGTCGGCATGGAAGGTCATTATGGCTCAGAAGTCTGAAGAAATTGATGCTGTGATCGACCAGAAGGTGATGACCGCTTTTGCCGAGGATGCGTATTTCAACCGTCTGCTGCGGAGCGTCGAATCCAAGAAGGGATTCTGGAGCGAGATGCTCATCATGGGCGAGAAGACTTACGAGGTCGCGCGTCTGTATGTCGACAAATTTACCGCGACCCTGTTTAGCTCCGAAGGCGATGACAAGGACGTCGTGTTCAAGCTCATGGAAGAGGGCATGGACGTGCTCGACGCCGTTGCGAAGGTCATGGGCGATACGAAGGCACGGCGCACAGAGTGGATGAAGAAAGCGCTCAACCTTTGGACGGATCACGACGGTCTTTCGCCGAGGGAAATCATTAACGAGATAACGGAGCTGCTCCAATGA
- a CDS encoding TraU family protein codes for MKYLIRLWFALVVGFGLSGGAQAQEICNGSFPNLITDVCYDCIFPISIMGGFINLGVSGDDYDTGVSGSPICICANNLAIGTPVSFWEPRYMVDTTTKPGCMPLLGGIDIDTPYNSAEYGSENFTTAPLGGKRKAAFMQVNEYINPVMSALGVVVNNPCLDSRSFDVPFLSWADPTWNDDALSLMLTPYAYPFAGVASVAAELPDAISATFGFPMEVLFWVAGAWGPMYPLDGNVAVANTQEQVSHLMVARIFAKLHAAGAQQTSAGQDALDSCGALGVPQLIMDKRQYKTNRTFPFPDNMCTPIGRPLAFQEIGASRPQDKDYGYFVFQRKDCCATTTIQ; via the coding sequence TTGAAATATCTGATCCGTCTTTGGTTTGCCCTCGTTGTCGGCTTCGGGCTCTCTGGTGGCGCACAAGCCCAGGAGATCTGTAACGGCAGCTTTCCCAACCTGATTACCGACGTTTGTTACGACTGCATTTTCCCGATCTCGATCATGGGAGGGTTCATCAATCTTGGCGTGTCGGGCGATGACTACGATACGGGGGTGAGCGGGTCGCCGATCTGTATTTGCGCTAACAACCTTGCAATCGGTACGCCGGTCTCTTTTTGGGAGCCGCGGTACATGGTCGACACGACGACCAAGCCGGGCTGTATGCCACTCCTCGGCGGGATCGACATTGACACACCATACAACTCGGCTGAATACGGAAGCGAGAACTTCACGACCGCGCCACTAGGGGGCAAGCGAAAAGCCGCCTTCATGCAGGTCAACGAATACATAAACCCCGTAATGTCTGCGCTCGGCGTGGTGGTCAACAACCCATGTCTGGACAGCCGCTCGTTCGACGTGCCGTTCCTCAGCTGGGCCGATCCTACGTGGAACGATGACGCCCTGTCGCTAATGCTCACTCCCTACGCATATCCGTTCGCCGGGGTGGCGAGCGTAGCGGCAGAACTGCCCGACGCCATTTCCGCAACCTTTGGGTTTCCCATGGAAGTCCTTTTCTGGGTAGCCGGCGCCTGGGGGCCAATGTATCCGCTGGATGGCAATGTGGCGGTCGCCAACACGCAGGAACAAGTCTCTCACCTGATGGTGGCCCGCATCTTCGCCAAGCTTCATGCAGCAGGCGCACAGCAGACATCGGCGGGGCAGGATGCGCTGGACTCCTGCGGTGCGCTCGGCGTCCCGCAGCTCATCATGGACAAGCGCCAATACAAGACCAATCGAACCTTCCCGTTCCCGGACAACATGTGTACGCCGATCGGTCGACCGTTGGCCTTTCAGGAGATTGGCGCGTCGCGGCCGCAGGACAAGGATTACGGCTACTTCGTCTTCCAGCGCAAGGACTGCTGCGCAACCACGACCATCCAATAA
- a CDS encoding TraE/TraK family type IV conjugative transfer system protein translates to MDLPNRNKSVAELRKDNNKLITAVMCIAIAALLIAAKSFFQSDVVINQVPGMPDGAKIERNGMDAGAMQAYAYAVTNALASINPSNGDSVKKFVQPFLSPACFTKVSQAIDNKVALLSSQHELGSYYFILRGFEADQKLGRVFVKGELHTVNAAKDTSEPYVFEYPVHFANYQMIFDDVTSYSGDRVHNSTWIQAQQKK, encoded by the coding sequence ATGGATCTTCCAAATCGAAACAAGTCCGTCGCCGAACTGCGCAAGGACAACAACAAGCTGATCACCGCCGTGATGTGCATTGCCATCGCGGCGTTGCTCATCGCCGCAAAGTCTTTCTTCCAGTCTGACGTTGTTATCAATCAGGTTCCCGGCATGCCGGACGGCGCGAAGATCGAACGAAATGGTATGGACGCCGGCGCGATGCAGGCATACGCGTACGCCGTTACGAATGCGCTGGCGTCAATCAATCCGAGCAATGGCGATAGCGTGAAGAAGTTCGTTCAGCCGTTTCTGTCGCCGGCCTGTTTCACCAAAGTCAGTCAGGCGATCGATAACAAGGTCGCGTTGCTCAGCTCGCAGCACGAACTCGGCAGTTACTACTTCATTCTTCGGGGTTTTGAGGCTGACCAGAAGCTTGGCCGGGTCTTCGTGAAGGGAGAGCTACATACGGTCAATGCCGCGAAAGATACCTCCGAGCCCTACGTTTTCGAATATCCGGTGCATTTCGCCAACTACCAGATGATCTTCGACGACGTCACCTCCTACTCCGGTGACAGGGTGCACAACTCAACTTGGATCCAGGCGCAACAAAAGAAATGA
- a CDS encoding TrbC family F-type conjugative pilus assembly protein, with protein sequence MKKLFAFLALAAASMGTHADTPLVDAMTARWNTFIFISTQMPRETVLELAREASQAHAVIVLTGFGGPGNTLTSTQKFAADVNAVCCGKQPARWIIDPNLTKRYGVTAAPTFVVGHGSSDNPGEYSKVSGEMSLAQALKFFAQDSKLISASDYAKRVYYAAYGDKY encoded by the coding sequence ATGAAAAAGCTGTTCGCATTTCTCGCACTCGCTGCCGCCTCAATGGGCACGCACGCTGATACTCCGCTCGTGGACGCAATGACGGCCCGCTGGAACACGTTCATCTTCATTTCGACGCAAATGCCGCGAGAGACTGTGCTTGAACTCGCCCGTGAGGCAAGCCAGGCCCACGCCGTCATCGTGCTGACCGGCTTTGGCGGCCCCGGCAACACGCTGACCTCGACGCAAAAGTTCGCGGCCGACGTCAACGCGGTTTGCTGCGGCAAGCAGCCCGCACGCTGGATCATCGATCCGAATCTCACGAAGCGCTATGGCGTAACTGCCGCGCCGACTTTCGTGGTCGGTCACGGCAGCAGCGATAACCCGGGCGAATACTCGAAAGTCTCCGGCGAAATGAGCCTCGCACAGGCCCTGAAGTTCTTCGCGCAGGACTCAAAACTCATTTCCGCAAGCGACTATGCAAAGCGTGTCTATTACGCTGCATACGGCGACAAATATTAA
- the lepB gene encoding signal peptidase I, producing the protein MNSAAPVVNDGSKPSNQRGKFAAFFLGVLLLVVGFWCKPILTLGFDPQSERCLPDLHLALLVHEDPQTVHDGDLIFWKPSGALAGFKEQFILKEVAGVPGDHVTIRDGKVQINGKTVVQGFPLARFYHRSANDFNRDETIPAGEFFMVGVHPLSNDSRYWGYLDAHQISGFAYKLF; encoded by the coding sequence ATGAATAGCGCGGCACCCGTAGTCAACGATGGGTCGAAGCCCAGCAACCAGCGCGGCAAATTCGCCGCGTTTTTTCTCGGTGTGCTTCTGCTGGTTGTCGGGTTCTGGTGCAAGCCGATCCTCACGCTCGGTTTCGATCCTCAAAGCGAGCGCTGCCTGCCTGACTTGCATCTTGCGCTGCTCGTTCACGAAGATCCGCAGACCGTACACGATGGAGACCTCATCTTCTGGAAGCCGAGCGGCGCACTCGCTGGCTTCAAGGAACAGTTCATTCTCAAGGAAGTCGCCGGCGTTCCTGGGGACCACGTGACGATCAGGGACGGCAAGGTGCAGATCAACGGAAAGACTGTGGTTCAGGGATTTCCGCTGGCCCGCTTCTATCACCGAAGCGCAAATGATTTCAATCGCGATGAAACCATTCCTGCGGGCGAGTTCTTTATGGTCGGCGTGCATCCGCTGTCGAACGACTCGCGCTATTGGGGCTATCTGGACGCGCACCAGATATCCGGTTTTGCCTACAAACTTTTCTGA
- a CDS encoding TraB/VirB10 family protein: MEMPSFIVQKRQEWDDMDPKFRYLLIGVTVIGTAFIIYQRIIHQAPAPSTAAALPAQVVPATAATPGTPAPQQPGFNQNISVLPTSPRNQGLEDLTTQIDSLKQQVAALQRGQGTGNAGGGSTGYVRVVSQPTNAAAPAAASGADTASNNGLGKDLPASVSFDQPGSRAGKAGAGSPDGAAAPMDPPVPVAPARPMMVSDPVQKMSSADDANRRPDLVLPMYTGVEAVMLSGINARPSGSSGGAVGSVTSAIDVGAPFVSRVKGVAIMPNSWKASDLENCFIGGSATAVLSAERAYGIADHISCIFKNGDVYEAPMKAYALDVDGTLGLAGKVVNKQGAMLMQAALTGVAAGLGSALSPSSVPSYNTNVGSGSEQSFTYPSPSYLAGTAVGQGINHAATELSQFYLNFAKETFPVVEVTAGTRVTWILKEDIVLKKRTPKKDTDQ; the protein is encoded by the coding sequence ATGGAAATGCCATCATTCATTGTGCAGAAGCGGCAGGAATGGGACGACATGGATCCCAAGTTCCGCTACCTGCTGATCGGCGTTACCGTCATCGGTACGGCCTTCATCATCTATCAGCGCATTATCCATCAGGCCCCTGCACCTTCGACCGCTGCCGCATTGCCCGCGCAGGTAGTGCCGGCGACTGCAGCCACTCCCGGCACGCCTGCACCGCAGCAACCGGGGTTTAACCAGAACATCAGCGTTCTGCCTACGTCTCCGCGGAATCAGGGGCTGGAGGATCTGACGACGCAGATCGATTCGCTCAAGCAGCAGGTGGCGGCATTGCAGCGCGGACAAGGCACGGGCAACGCGGGTGGCGGTTCGACGGGATACGTGCGTGTCGTCAGCCAGCCAACGAACGCCGCGGCTCCTGCTGCGGCAAGCGGCGCCGACACAGCATCGAACAACGGCCTTGGCAAGGATCTGCCCGCATCTGTGAGCTTCGACCAGCCCGGGTCGCGTGCTGGCAAAGCCGGGGCCGGTTCGCCGGACGGAGCCGCCGCACCGATGGACCCGCCTGTGCCCGTAGCGCCGGCACGTCCGATGATGGTCTCTGATCCGGTCCAAAAAATGTCGTCGGCTGACGATGCCAACCGTCGCCCCGATCTCGTTCTACCGATGTACACGGGCGTTGAGGCAGTCATGCTCTCTGGCATCAACGCTCGCCCGAGCGGATCGAGTGGTGGAGCGGTCGGCAGCGTGACCTCGGCGATCGACGTCGGCGCACCGTTCGTTTCGCGCGTGAAGGGCGTTGCGATCATGCCTAATTCCTGGAAGGCATCAGATCTCGAAAACTGCTTCATCGGTGGTTCCGCCACAGCTGTTCTGAGCGCCGAGCGGGCGTACGGCATTGCGGACCACATTAGCTGCATTTTCAAGAACGGCGATGTCTACGAAGCGCCGATGAAGGCGTACGCGCTCGATGTGGACGGCACCCTCGGTCTCGCTGGCAAAGTGGTCAACAAACAGGGGGCCATGCTGATGCAGGCGGCGCTAACCGGCGTGGCCGCCGGTCTCGGCTCAGCACTCTCACCCAGCTCGGTGCCTTCGTATAACACCAATGTTGGCAGCGGTTCGGAACAGAGCTTCACCTATCCGAGCCCGAGCTATCTGGCCGGCACTGCAGTTGGGCAAGGCATTAACCACGCCGCAACCGAGCTTTCGCAGTTTTACCTCAATTTCGCCAAAGAGACCTTCCCCGTCGTGGAGGTTACCGCGGGCACGCGTGTGACGTGGATCCTGAAGGAAGACATCGTACTGAAGAAGCGGACCCCAAAGAAGGACACTGACCAATGA
- a CDS encoding lytic transglycosylase domain-containing protein, which translates to MIRFIAPLLVLLIASNAARADTDECFAHAAQRRHLNVNLLRAIARVESNYRPYVTNTKTYAIGEMQIMPFHLNWLKKYGIYERDLYDACTNINVGAFLLSDFVRMYGNTWRAVGAYGAGMAADKEQARIGYAQLVQQAYDRITNPAPTKSATARVSRGAVRVEPERPTMVVQQ; encoded by the coding sequence ATGATTCGCTTTATTGCGCCTCTTTTAGTATTACTAATCGCAAGCAACGCAGCACGGGCGGACACTGACGAGTGTTTTGCCCATGCTGCGCAACGTCGGCACCTGAACGTCAACCTGCTGCGCGCGATCGCAAGGGTCGAGTCGAACTACAGGCCGTACGTGACGAACACGAAGACGTATGCGATCGGAGAGATGCAGATCATGCCGTTTCATCTGAACTGGCTGAAGAAGTACGGCATCTACGAGCGCGACCTGTACGACGCCTGCACGAACATCAATGTAGGCGCGTTCCTCTTGTCTGATTTCGTCCGGATGTACGGCAATACGTGGCGAGCAGTTGGCGCATACGGCGCTGGGATGGCGGCCGACAAGGAGCAGGCCCGGATCGGTTACGCCCAACTGGTGCAACAGGCGTACGACCGCATCACAAATCCCGCGCCGACCAAATCCGCCACAGCCCGCGTCTCCCGCGGCGCTGTCCGAGTAGAACCAGAAAGACCAACGATGGTGGTGCAGCAATGA